From Deltaproteobacteria bacterium:
CGCGCCTACCTGAAGAATGCTCCGATCCTCATTCTCGACGAGCCCACGAGCTCGGTCGATCTGCGCACCGAGGCCGCGATCCTGGAAGCACTGGAGGGGCTGATGCGCGGCCGTACAGCCTTCGTGATCACTCACCGCGCGAGCGCGCTCACGACCTGCGACATGCGGCTGCAACTGGAGCGGGGCCGTCTCGTGGAGGCGACGCCGGCGCTGCTACGTCGGCAAAGATGATGAGTAACGAAGTCGTGACCGGATCGCTGGCCGAGCACCCGGCGGTCAAGGCGTGGTGTGAATCGCAACACGCCGGGATCGCACCGCAGCGCATCGAAGTTCTGAAATCCAAACGTAAAGTGGCCACCTACCGGCTGGACGGCATTGGACCGGGTGGCGCGGCGGTGATCGCCAAGCGCTGCCGGGCCGCGACGGCCAAGGTGGAGCGGATGATCTACGCGGAAATCCTTCCCCGCCTGCCGGTGTCCGCCTTGCGTTACTACGGGTTCGTGGAAGCGCCCGACGATGAGTTCTGTTGGCTGTTCCTCGAGGAGGCGAGCCGGGAGCCCTATTCGCCGCAGCGCGCCGATCATCGGGCGCTGGCCGGGCGTTGGTTGGGGACACTTCATGTCGCTTCGCTTTCCGCCGACATGAAGGCCCGCCTGCCGGACCGGGGACCGAGCCACTACCTGCGACGCCTGCGAGACGTCCGAGCCACGCTGGGCGAGCACCTCGACAATCCCGCCCTGCCCGCAGACGACTCGAGTCTGCTGCGAACCGTTGCGGCGCATTGTGACACGCTCGAATCGCACTGGGACGAAGTGGAGGGATGCTGTGCCGCGATGCCGCGCACGCTGGTACACGCCGACTTCGTGATCAAGAACCTGCGCGTCCGCGCCGGGGTGAGCGGCCCTGAACTGCTGGCCTTCGATTGGGAATTCGCTCACTGGGGCGTGCCGGCCACCGACTTGGCGCAGATCGTGGGGCGCGCCGCGAGTCCGGACCTGAACGTCTATGGCTCGGTCGTGCAGCGGGATTTTGGACGTCTGGACGCCCGCGACATCCAGCGGCTGGCCGACTGCGGTAAGCTCCTGCGGGTGGTGGACGAACTCTATTGGGCGACGACGCTCATCGCGGGCAGTTCTTACAAGTGTTTCGTCAGGCCCCTTTCGAACTTCAGGATTTGTGAACCTGAATTGGTCGCGGCCTTTCGCGCCATGAAGTGGGCCAAATATGGGTAAACCACTGACTAACGAGACGGTGACCGGGTCGCCGGCTGAACACCCGGCGGTGAAGGCATGGTGTCAACTGCAGCATACGTGGAACGAGCCGCAGCGCGTCGAAATCCTGAGGCTCAAGCGCAAGTCTGCGGTATTCCGCCTGGAGGGCGTTGGACCGGGAGGCACGGTGATCATCGCCAAACGGTGTCCTGCTACTACGGCGAGGGTCGAACGGGTGATTTACGACGAAATCCTTGCACGCGTGCCGGTGCCGTCGCTGCATTGCCACGGGTTTCTGGAAGAGCCCGACAGCGAACTCTGCTGGCTGTTCCTCGAAGAGGCCCGCGGGGTGATGTATTCGCCGCAGCGCGGCGATCATCGGGCGTTGGCCGCCCGTTGGCTGGGAACGGTTCACTGCGCGTCACTCTCCGCCGAATTGAAGGCCTTGCTACCGGACCGCGGACCGGCCCACCATCTGGGATTGCTGCGCTCCTCCCGGACCACGCTACGGGAGCACCTGGCGGACAACTCAAGCTTGCCGGGCGAGGATGACGCCTTGTTGCGGAGAATTGTGGAGTGCTGCGACGTGATGGAATCGCGCTGGGCCGAGTTGCAGACGATCTGTGAAGTGCTGCCGCACACGGTGGTCCATGGCGATTTCGTCATCAAGAACGTGCGCATCAAAGACGCCCCGGCGGGCCCCGCGCTGCTGGTGTTCGATTGGGAACTTGGCGGCCGGGGCGCGCCGGCCGTCGACCTCGCGCAGTTCGTTGGGCTCACGGTCAGCCCGGACCTCGCTGTGCATGGCTCGGTCCTGAAACGGGTCTATCCGCACCTGGATGTCCCGGACATTCAACGCGCCGCGGAGTGGGGCAACCTCTTGCGGTTGGTGGACGAGATGTACTGGGCGACCCTGCTGATGCAATTCGGCCGGTACGAATTGGTGCTGAAGCCGATCTTGACACTGAGGCTCTATGAACCGGGGCTGGTCGCGGGGCTGCAAGCCATTGCGGGAAGCGAACATGATTGAAGGCTTGGAGACACTGCTGGAAGGCAAAGACCAGCCGGGCCTGACCGAGGTGCGCGAATTGCTCCAGGAGTTGCTGGCGGGGCAGGACGGAACGGGTCGTTTGCTTGACCAGCAATCGCTGAAGCGGCGGACGCAAGGCGTGTACCGCCTGCGCTTTGCCATCGATGGCCAGACCCGCTCGGTTGTCATCAAACGCTTGGAGCCGGAGATCGCCCGACGGAATGAACTGGTGGCGAGACGCTGGCTGCCGGCGGTCGGTTTGGACGGCAGCGGTCCGCCCTTGCTGGGCAGCGTCGCCGCGCGCAGCGGAGTTTGCGTGTGGCATGTGTACGACGACCTCGGTTGTTGCGAGCTCGGTCCCCGCGAAATCGACCGCGAACCCGACGGCGAGCGATTGAAGGCTGCCGTCGAGTTGATTGCGCAGATACACACGGGCTTTGCGGGACATGCCTTGCTTGGAGAGGTGCGGCTGCACGGCGGAGACCTTGGAATTCATTTCTACGAAGCGAATGTGCGCGACGCGATCAGCGCGCTGCTAGGCTGGCAACCGCCGGCCGACC
This genomic window contains:
- a CDS encoding aminoglycoside phosphotransferase family protein; the protein is MTGSLAEHPAVKAWCESQHAGIAPQRIEVLKSKRKVATYRLDGIGPGGAAVIAKRCRAATAKVERMIYAEILPRLPVSALRYYGFVEAPDDEFCWLFLEEASREPYSPQRADHRALAGRWLGTLHVASLSADMKARLPDRGPSHYLRRLRDVRATLGEHLDNPALPADDSSLLRTVAAHCDTLESHWDEVEGCCAAMPRTLVHADFVIKNLRVRAGVSGPELLAFDWEFAHWGVPATDLAQIVGRAASPDLNVYGSVVQRDFGRLDARDIQRLADCGKLLRVVDELYWATTLIAGSSYKCFVRPLSNFRICEPELVAAFRAMKWAKYG
- a CDS encoding aminoglycoside phosphotransferase family protein, producing the protein MNRGWSRGCKPLREANMIEGLETLLEGKDQPGLTEVRELLQELLAGQDGTGRLLDQQSLKRRTQGVYRLRFAIDGQTRSVVIKRLEPEIARRNELVARRWLPAVGLDGSGPPLLGSVAARSGVCVWHVYDDLGCCELGPREIDREPDGERLKAAVELIAQIHTGFAGHALLGEVRLHGGDLGIHFYEANVRDAISALLGWQPPADQRDLRDRLLVRLDRLLDELPQRAQALAELGGPETLLHGDLWAINVFVIPSAKGPCARLIDWDHAAVGPATYDLSTFLLRFSAQHRPGVLERYRGAVARAGWRLPGTQALNLLFETHEYARFANRIIWPAIALVKDGAEWGVEELAEIEHWFEMLRPVLARENETHAPPSPASVLRRRQ